One region of Candidatus Omnitrophota bacterium genomic DNA includes:
- the fabG gene encoding 3-oxoacyl-[acyl-carrier-protein] reductase, whose product MLLKDKVAMITGGARGIGREIALTFAKEGAHIALCDVNAEILAVTQKEIETIGRKAITGVVDVTKSDQVESFIQKTLDKFSKIDILVNNAGITKDGLIVRMSESDWDAVIAVNLKGAFNCIKAVSKTMMKQRDGRIVNMASIIGIMGNAGQANYAASKGGLIALTKTVAKELASRNVRANAIAPGFIQTNMTDKLPDNVKSEMLKFVPLGKFGTVQDVANLALFLASDNSSYITGQVVQVDGGMVM is encoded by the coding sequence CTAAAAGACAAAGTAGCGATGATTACCGGTGGGGCCAGGGGGATAGGCAGGGAGATAGCCCTGACCTTCGCGAAAGAGGGCGCTCATATAGCATTGTGTGATGTTAACGCTGAAATCCTCGCTGTGACACAGAAAGAGATAGAAACAATAGGCAGGAAAGCCATAACGGGCGTCGTGGACGTTACAAAGTCCGATCAGGTCGAATCCTTCATCCAAAAAACCCTTGACAAATTCAGTAAAATCGATATACTTGTAAACAATGCGGGCATTACCAAGGACGGTCTCATAGTCCGGATGTCCGAGTCCGACTGGGATGCGGTAATAGCGGTAAATCTTAAGGGTGCATTCAACTGCATCAAAGCCGTATCCAAGACCATGATGAAACAGCGTGATGGCAGGATCGTCAACATGGCCTCTATTATAGGTATAATGGGCAACGCAGGCCAGGCGAACTATGCCGCTTCTAAGGGCGGACTTATAGCATTGACCAAAACGGTCGCCAAGGAGCTCGCATCCAGGAATGTCAGGGCAAATGCCATCGCCCCGGGCTTCATACAAACGAATATGACCGACAAGCTTCCCGATAACGTAAAGAGCGAGATGTTAAAGTTCGTCCCGCTTGGCAAGTTTGGAACGGTTCAGGATGTGGCAAATCTCGCCTTATTCTTAGCAAGTGATAATTCGTCCTATATAACGGGACAGGTTGTACAGGTTGATGGTGGAATGGTAATGTAA
- the fabF gene encoding beta-ketoacyl-ACP synthase II, with translation MQNRRRVVVTGLGAISPIGNTIPEFWKSLLEGKSGVKRLTCFDPTHFTTRIAAEVKDFDPSPYLSAKEIRRMDRFVQFAVCSAKMAMADSGIPLDKEDKNRIGVLIGSGIGGLHTVEAEHRQFIALGPEKGPARISPFLIPMLIVNMASGQVSITMGLRGPNSAVATACASSNHAIGDALHIIQKGEADVMVCGGSEAAITHMGFGGFCALKALSSAYNDQPEKASRPFDKNRDGFVMGEGAGVVILEELEHAIKRNAKIYCELAGYGMSGDAYHMTAPDPQGDGGVRCMIAALKDAGMKPEEVNYINAHGTSTIYNDKIETLAMKKVFGAHAKKVAISSTKSVMGHLLGAAGGVELIACALAIKEGIIPPTINYETPDPDCDLDYVPNKPREAKINVAMSNALGFGGHNAALIAKKFT, from the coding sequence ATGCAAAATAGAAGACGAGTTGTCGTAACAGGCCTCGGCGCGATATCTCCTATAGGTAATACTATACCGGAATTTTGGAAATCTCTCCTCGAAGGTAAAAGCGGCGTAAAGCGGCTTACCTGTTTTGACCCCACCCATTTTACTACCAGGATCGCGGCGGAAGTTAAGGACTTCGATCCATCTCCGTATCTTTCAGCGAAGGAAATACGGAGGATGGATCGCTTTGTCCAATTCGCCGTCTGTTCCGCCAAGATGGCGATGGCCGATTCAGGCATTCCCTTAGATAAGGAAGATAAGAACAGGATAGGCGTGCTTATCGGCTCCGGTATAGGCGGACTGCATACGGTCGAGGCGGAGCACAGGCAGTTTATCGCGCTCGGCCCGGAAAAAGGGCCCGCCAGGATATCGCCGTTCCTCATACCTATGCTTATAGTTAATATGGCCTCAGGCCAGGTGTCTATAACCATGGGCCTTAGAGGTCCGAATTCCGCAGTAGCTACCGCGTGTGCTTCCTCAAATCACGCCATAGGCGATGCATTACATATAATACAGAAGGGTGAAGCGGACGTAATGGTCTGCGGTGGCTCTGAAGCGGCAATTACGCATATGGGCTTCGGCGGTTTCTGCGCGCTCAAGGCCCTGTCAAGCGCCTATAACGACCAGCCGGAAAAGGCATCGAGGCCGTTTGATAAGAATAGAGACGGTTTTGTAATGGGCGAGGGCGCGGGAGTTGTCATACTGGAAGAGTTAGAGCATGCCATTAAACGCAATGCAAAAATATATTGTGAGCTTGCAGGTTATGGGATGAGCGGCGACGCATACCATATGACCGCCCCGGATCCGCAGGGCGACGGCGGCGTCCGATGCATGATAGCGGCCTTGAAGGACGCGGGAATGAAACCCGAAGAAGTAAATTACATAAACGCGCACGGTACATCCACAATATATAACGATAAAATCGAAACACTTGCTATGAAGAAGGTATTTGGCGCCCACGCTAAAAAAGTAGCCATAAGCTCTACGAAATCGGTGATGGGCCATCTTCTTGGCGCGGCAGGCGGGGTTGAGTTGATCGCATGTGCGCTTGCGATAAAAGAAGGCATTATACCTCCTACGATAAATTACGAGACACCAGACCCCGATTGCGACCTCGATTATGTTCCGAATAAGCCGCGTGAGGCCAAGATAAATGTCGCGATGTCGAACGCGCTCGGTTTCGGCGGGCATAATGCCGCTTTAATAGCGAAGAAATTT
- the acpP gene encoding acyl carrier protein has protein sequence MEVSQDKIKQIIADQLGVKKEEVTDNAKFVDDLGADSLDTVELVMALEEEFGIEIPDEEAEKLITVGDALRYIEEKASK, from the coding sequence ATGGAAGTTTCTCAGGATAAGATAAAGCAAATTATAGCGGACCAGCTTGGCGTTAAGAAGGAAGAAGTTACTGATAACGCGAAGTTTGTGGACGATTTAGGAGCGGATTCGCTCGATACGGTTGAACTTGTAATGGCTCTCGAAGAAGAGTTTGGCATAGAGATACCGGACGAGGAAGCTGAAAAGCTGATAACTGTAGGTGACGCTCTCAGGTATATCGAAGAGAAGGCCTCGAAATAG